TAGGGGTGTTCCTTCCATTCCCGCGATCACGCGATCAATGGCGTCGTTAATTTCCAACATAGTGATCGCAGCTTTACGTCTGCGCGCGGTAAAAATAGCCGCTTCATTGAGGAGGTTAGCCAAATCTGCGCCTGTAAATCCCGGGGTACGACGGGCGATCGCTGTTAAAGACACTTCTGGGGCTAATTTTTTATTTTGACAATGAACTTCGAGGATACCGAGACGTCCTTTCAAATCGGGATAATCTACCAAGACTTGACGGTCAAAACGTCCTGGACGTAATAAAGCTGAGTCTAATACATCGGGACGGTTAGTAGCTGCAATAACGATTATGCCTGTATTTCCCTCAAAGCCGTCCATTTCCGTGAGTAACTGATTAAGAGTTTGTTCTCTTTCGTCGTTACCTCCACCAATTCCCGTACCTCTTTGACGTCCCACCGCGTCGATTTCATCGATAAAGATCAGACAAGGTGCGTTTTCTTTGGCTTTTTTGAATAAATCTCTGACGCGGGATGCGCCTACCCCTACGAACATTTCTACGAATTCTGAACCTGAGATACTAAAGAAGGGGACTCCTGCTTCTCCTGCGATCGCTTTTGCCATCAGGGTTTTACCCGTTCCAGGCGGTCCTACTAAGAGTATTCCGCGAGGTATTTTAGCGCCTATTGAAGTAAATTTGTCTGATTGTTTGAGAAAAGTAATAATTTCCTGTAATTCTTCCTTGGCTTCTTCGATTCCCGCTACATCTTGGAAGTTTACGCCTGTTTTAGCCTCCATTTGAAACCTAGCGCGAGATCTACCAAAATTCATCGCTTGACCTGAAGCGTTAGCCGCGCGACGGAAAAGCATGACCATTGCGCCGAGTAAAAGTAGTAATAAAAATAAGTTCCCGATAACTCTGGCTGCGTCTGCGGTATCTGGTGAAGGACTAACCGCAAAATCGAGGTTTTTCTGACGTAACAAGTTGAAGAGTTCAGCGTTATTTTGCAATAAATCTACTTCTTTGGTTATTTCATCTTTGAGGGTTATCATCGCGCGGTTAGTGGTGGGGTCAATAATTACCTGGGTTACTTCGTTGTCTTTTACTTTGTTGATTAATTCACTATAGCTAAGAGTAGCACTAGAAGCTTTTGCAGGTAGTAACAGTAGCAATGATTGCAACATCACTCCACAACCAGCTAGTAACCACTGCTGATAACTATTTTTACTACTTTTTTTTGTACTATATTGCTTCATTGAGATTATGCTAATTTTGAGTATATATTAGGGGTTTTAAGATCTATCATAGCATTAGGGATTTTCTAGTTAGAATTCAAAGTAGATAAAATCAGCGGGAGAATTAGAGGCTAATAAGATAGATAAACCCAATAGTAGGGGAGATATCCAGGGAGATAACAATAACTCGTATTCAAATTTCTGTTGCCAAATCGCTAGATGTTCTAGGAATAACACCCCAATAGATAATAATAAGAGAATAACTAGTACAGTTCCCTCATTGATCGTATAATTGTCCCCTACCTGAGTTAAATTATGCCAAGAATAATCCCAAGGAGTGAGGATAGTTTGCAATTTAGCTAATAACCTTCTACTATTAGTATCCATAAAGAAGAGACACCCAAGGATAACTGAAGCAAAAGTTAAACCCCAAGAGATAAACTCTGATTGAGAGACATATTGATTAACCCATTTTTGAAATGGTCTGCCTAAATAGCGTAAAATAAGCAATAAAGACCCATGATAAGCACCCCAAATAATAAAATTCCAAGCTGCACCATGCCAAAATCCTGAGAGAGTAAAAGTTATAAACAGGAAAAAGGCTGCCCAACTTTTATTAAGATTCATTAAGGGTAAAAAGATATAATCTCTAAACCATGTACTCAAGGTAATATGCCATCTGCGCCAAAATTCGTTGATACTTTGAGATGTATAGGGGGCTAAGAAATTAATGGTTAATTTTATTCCTAGAAACTTAGCTATTCCTACCGCGATAAAACTATAACCCGCGAAGTCAAAATAGATTCTCAGAGTAAATAAAAAGGCTTGTAACCATATTAACCAAGGATTTCCTTCTAAACTAGGGTCTATGTATAATGCTAAATTATCTCCTAGTACAAACTTCAGAAATAAACCTAGGGATAACCAGCGTAAACCATCATAACAGTTAGACCAAGTAAATTTAAATTGAAAGGATTGTAACTGAGGAAATAAATCAATTTTACGTTCAATAGGTCCGGCTACTAATTGAGGGAAAAAAGCGATAAAATTAACGTAGTCTAAGAAGTTAATTGGTTTTTTCTTTCTGGCTTTAAAAGAATCTACTACAAACGCAATCATCTGAAATGTATAAAAAGAAACCCCTGGAGGAATGGAGGTTTTAACCGGGAGAATAAAATTATCTTGCCAATTAGTTGATACACCAATAAATAAACCGATAACGTCTTCTACCAAAAAGGTTAAGTACTTAAAATAAGCTAATACAGCTACATTAAAAACTATCACTATGGTAGCGATCAATTTAGCTGACCAACCTTGACGGCGCAACATTAAGCTAACCATCAAGTAGTTAAAAACTATCTCAAAGATAAAGACAATAAAACTAGCTTGACTGGCGCTCAAAAATAGGGTTAAAGAGAGAATTAATAAACCATAACTATCAAATTTGGGCTGCCAAAAATTAGTTATTTTACCGAGGAAACGTAAACTAAAAAAAGATAGACTAAATAGTAGCAGAATCCACCAGAAAGAAAAATCAGAATAATTCACCCGCGGTTAGGAAATAATATTAGATAGGTCAAAGTTTTGGGCTAAATATTGAGCAGCTTGAGCTATACTAGGATAATCCCAAAATAAAGTAGCCGGGAGTTCCTCATCTAACCAGTCTTCTAATTCTCCTACTAGTGTTACCGCGTCGATAGAGTCTAAACCATAACGAGTCAGGGGTTGGTTTAAATCAAGTTGACCAGGGTCTAGAGAGAGATTAGCAGCAATTTGCTTAACTAACCAATTTTGAATGATTGTTTCAGGAGTATTAGTTTTGCAGTTGGAGTCTTGGAGTTGCATTAATTTCATCCTCGTTAGCTAATTGGATAGGAATTAGAGAAAATTGTCTATTCTCTTGATATAGTTTAAGCATATACTGAGTGATATTTTCAACATATACCTGATCAAGATAATATGCCATAGGTCTAATGGTACGTAACAAGCGATGCAAACTTAAGACTAACCATTCACCCTCGGCGAAAAATTCCCCTAATCTGTCTCGATTATAAAGCCAAAAATGGAGACAACAACAAGCAGCATGAAGGGTACAATATTTTTGCGCTATTGCAAACGTTTCTGGTGATTGTTCATGACCAAAAGCAAATTGAGATTGAGTGATAGTTTGGTCATGGTTGTCTAATTCTGTCAAGATGATTTGAGTTAAATCCTGCAGATGATTAATTACGGTCGGATTAACTGTGGTAAGGTTTCTAAGGGTTGTTTGGGCGATTTCTAACCCTTGTAGGGGGTAATCTATACCTCTACCGAATAAAGATAATTTTGTCCCGTCAAAAGTGGGTAAGGGTTTGTCTAGGGAGAAAATCTCAGCTAGACTAGAGGAAATCTGATCATAAGTTTCGGGTTGACGGCGATCGCGATATTTAGTTAATTGACGTAGTTGTAAAATCAAAGCGTGTAAATTGACTACACTACTTCCGTCGAACATACTAATAATCGAGTTATCCCGTAGTAGTTTTTGAAAGATCCCCCAATCGTGTTCTTCTCTGAAATAAAAGCGTGATCCTAACACTACTGAGACGTTATTGATCATCGTTTCCAGACGAGTAGTGACGAAGTATTTAACTACTGCTGACCAAACGCTAAATTGTTGGGGTATGATGTGAAAACCTCTAGCTGAGGGAATAGTTTCACATTCACAAATCAGAATATCTAGAAAAGCATCGGTAAGGGTTTGACGAGGTTGGGGTAAGTCAATAACTTTTTTCTGGTATATTTGACGATTGAGGGCAAAATTTAAGGTAGTTCTTAATGCAGTATCAGCAGCGCCATGAGAAAAAGCTGCACAAAGTGTACGGGTAATTTGAAATCCTTTTAAGGCTAATTCTAAACCATCTCCTTCTTGTTGGAGTAGGTGTGTCTCGGGGATGAAGCAATCTTTAAACCCAATTCCACTCATATCAGAAGCGCGAATCCCATGAGTCAGGATTTTGGGCAAGTTATAATAATTATCAGGGCTAATTTCGTTTTTGTGGATTTGAAATAAGCTGAGAGATTTAGGAGTAGCTTCTGAGTTAGTTTTGGCGAGAATATAACTAACCGTGGAACGAGTTGCGCGATTGATGGGCCATTTTTCCCCGTTGAAAAGATAACCTCCTGAGACTTTAGTTGCGTGAAGATCTCCCCCAATTAGGTCGCTGCCGTGTTCCTTTTCGGAGTAACCTAGACACATTGTACCTTTTTGTTGTGTAATTTCTTGAGCTAGTTTGGTTTTTTGTGCGGTTGTTCCCCCAATCCAGGTTAAGAAAGACCAAAATAGGGTAGTCATGGCGATGGCTATAGTTTGGTCTCTTCTGGCTAAAACCCTGATAATAGCTACTAATTCTTCAAAGCAGGTAAATTTACCCCCATATTCAGCGGGTACATAATAGTTGTGTAATCCCCAATCATATAGCCAATCAATTTCTGTTTGGGGAAAAATTTCACTTTCATCTATAGCGATTACTTTAGCAAAAGACATGACCGATTCGGGATTATAGGGGTCTCCTAAACTTTGTTCTAGACTTTCGGCGATGTGATATTGTGATCTTCTATCCATTTGGCTATATAAGTAATTTTATCTGCTAAAAAGTTATTTTTAATACTACGACGCTGGATTTTACCACTAGCGGTTTTTAAGATGTGACCAGGTTTGCTTAACAAGATAGCATAAGGGCTTAACTCGTGTGTAGAGGCGATCGCTTCGCGAATATCACCGAGTAATTGATTTAAGTCTAAATCCTGATTACCTCGTTCTAATTCTTGAATAATAACTACTTTTTCTTCTTCTTGTTTGGTGATAGAAAAAACCGCGCCATAATCTGGACGTAAAGCGGGATGTACCTTTTGTACAGTCCATTCTAAATCTTGGGGATAATGATTAGTTCCATGGATAATGATTAAGTCTTTGAGTCTTCCTGTGATATAGAGTTCACCGTCGAGATAAAAACCGAGATCTCCGGTGCGTAAAAAAGGTCCTGTAGTGTTATCCTGAAGATAAGCTTGGAAGGTTGCTTGTGTTTCTTCTTCCCGTTGCCAATAACCTTGAGTCACGCTAGGATCTTTTAACCAAATTTCCCCTACTTCTGTAGGTTGACAAGGAGTGAAGGTATCGGGATTGACGATCGCACATTGAGTTGTTCCTACTAACCTTCCACAACTAACCAGGATTTTTACTCCTGTTGTTTGTTCTGATGGTGCAATAATTATGTTACCCTGTTCTAAGGCTTTGCTATCTACCCTGAGTAAGACTGGATCTGTACCTTTTGGTTTACTAGAAGCTAATAGGGTGTTTTCTGCTAAGCCGTATGCAGGGGCAAAAGCTGACCAACGAAAACCGTAGGAAGAGAAACGGTGGTAAAATTCCTTCATTACTTTTGGGTTAATTGGTTCAGCTGCGTTTCCTGCTGCTTCCCAACAACTCAAGTCTAATGTTTGTCCTGATTTATATCTACGCACGCACAAATCATAGGCAAAATTAGGAGCTTGACTATGAGTAACACGAAATTCGGATATGTTCTGTAGCCATTGTAACGGTTTTTTGATAAAGGCAAAAGGCGACATTAAGTAACAAGGTGTACCGTTGTAGAGGGGTACGGTGATACCTTCTACTAAACCATAATCGTGAAAATAGGGCATCCAGGTTAGGGTAAGACTATTGCTGTCATAACCGCAAGCTGTTTGCAGGGAGTTAGCGTGGTACATCAGGTTAAAATGACTAAGCATAACTCCTTTAGGAGTAGAGGTAGATCCAGAAGTATATTGTAAATAGGCTAACTCATCTTTAGTAATTGCTGGCGTTACCCATTCTGGGGCTAGATTTAAATCAATGGTGGTGGTATCTAACCACTGCATTTGCTCGAATTCGGGGAATTCTTCCTTGACGTTGGCTACCAAATCAATAATTGTCTGAGTCGTGAGCACAAAGGTAGCTTGAGCATCTCTTACTATAGCACTTAAACGGGGTAGAGTCCTTTTTAGACGCCCCGATTCTGGAGGAGGAGTAGGAATGGCGATCGCCCCTGCGTATAAACAACCACAAAAAGCGGCTACTACTTCTAAACCTTGGGGATATAGTAATAAGACTCTTTCTCCATATGCTGAGTATTGTTGCAACCAAGCGGCGATCGCCCTAGCTTGACGATCTAATTCTCCATAAGTCAGAGGAGGTGTCGGTTTTTTGCCGTTGACTAAAAAAATATAACCTGGACTATTTGGTACGACTTGAGCTCTATGACGTAATAGTTCTACTAAAGTTGTCGGAATTTGTTTATTCATCTTAACTAAATTAAAATACAAAAGTAACTGTATAGTGTATATAATAGAAATATCTTTCTACTAAAGGAACATTTCACCAATGAGCACTAAACAACCTTATGTATTACGAGTAATTGTACTAGCTACAGTAATGATTGCATCCTGGAGTTCTCAAGTCAATGGACAATATGGAGATCCTGAAAGTGCTTGTGTTTATCAAGCGAGAATCCAAGGTTTAAATGTTGATGAAGTGATTAGTGTCAAACCTGTTTACAATAATCGTGGTCAGATTAGTAGCGCTGAAGTTTTGCTAGACGCCACTAACCGACAGGGGACAAAATATCGTGTTACTTGTCATTACAATCAACAAACGGGTAAAGCATTTATTCCTGTGAATTAATCCCTAAACAAAATGAACAGGGTTAGGGAGGTAGGGAAGAATTAGCCACTACTACCCTTGATCAAGAAGACAAAATAAATAGTACAAATAGGGTATTTTGGACCAATCCTACGAAAGGGTATCTAAACTTAGGCTGTAGTAGTTACCTTAACTAAACTAGCTTCACTGCGACGTATAGCGATTTCTGTTGTACTGCCTACTCTAACTTGTAAAGGTCCTCCTAGAATTGCCGATCTTAACACGCGTATTGGTTTCCCTGGAGTCATGCCCATAGCTTCTAGTCGGATTTTAAAGCGTTCGTCTCTGGCTTCGGTTTGAATTGCTTCTACTAGGGCTATTTGGTTGATATCGAGTTCTTGTAGTGTCATAGTACCTGTCTTTTTTTTGCTAATAATTCTCATTATATCTTTTAATTGCTGCGAACAGGTAAAACAACATTGAAGCGGCGATACTCGGCTAGATATTGTTCTAAATCTACTAGTTGAGAAAGGTTTAAACTATAGTAAATCCATTTCCCCTCTTGGCGAGAACGTAATAAACCTGCGTCTTTAAGAGTTTTGAGGTGAAAAGATAGCTTAGATTGTCTAATATTGAGCAGATTAGATAGTTCACAGACGCATAATTCTTGGGATTTAAGTAGTTCGAGGATTTCGAGACGAATAGGTTCAGAAAGAGCCCGAAAACCTTTTAAGATGAGAATATTTGCCATTAAGTCTAGATAAAATTTAGGTTTAACTTACTTTAGTTTAAGACAAGGTTAAGAAGGTTGACTTTTAAGATAATTAAGAAACTCAACAAGTTCTTGATCTGATAAGAGGTGACGGGATTTTTTGCCGTAGGTTTTGAGTAAATAATCTTTTCCTTGTTCCCTTGTCCAAGCTAAACGCTCCATTTGCAGATTAATCTCAGCGATGGTATCGGAGACAAAATCGTTACTTTCGGGTACAGGGGAAGGAGTGGGGGGAGTTTCTACCCTAGGGGGGATAGTAGGAGGATCTTCAAGGGGAAAAGAAGGAATAACCGCAGAAGAAGGAGGGGGAGAAGAGAAGTTAACTAGAGGTGATTCAGGAGCAACAATAGACAAATCCAGAATAGCTAAAGCCCTTTCTCTAGCCTGATCTTCGGCTAATTCTACGGTATAGTCTCCCGCTAAAGCTGTAGAGAGAATTTTTCCTTCTGATTCTACGGTAACTTTAACGACATATTTACCGTGTTTGGTACTGACTAACTCGCTGATTAAGCTTCCTTGGGGATATTTGCGGCGAAATTGATTAATCATAGCTATCTGTTTTTGTAGTAATAGTCATAAAGACTTAATTTAAGTTAGAATTGTTAAGAAACTTTTAGTTTAATTTTTTTATGTCTCTTCCTATTCGCAACGTTGCTATCATCGCTCACGTTGACCATGGTAAAACTACTTTAGTCGATGCTCTCTTAAAACAGTCTGGGATTTTCCGTGAAGGGGAAGAAGTTCCCACTTGTGTCATGGATTCTAATGATTTAGAGAGAGAACGCGGTATAACTATTTTATCAAAAAACACAGCAGTTCGTTATAAAGATATTCATATTAATATCGTTGATACTCCAGGACACGCAGACTTTGGGGGAGAAGTAGAACGAGTTTTAGGGATGGTAGATGGTTGTATTCTTATTGTCGATGCCAATGAAGGACCCATGCCCCAAACTCGCTTTGTGTTAAAAAAAGCCTTAGAAAAAGGCTTAAGACCGATTGTGGTTATCAATAAGATAGATCGTCCTAACGTTGACCCCAATATAGCAGTTGATAAGGTTTTTGATTTGTTTGTAGAACTTGGTGCAGATGATGACCAATGTGATTTTGTGACCTTATTCGCTTCTGGTTTAGGTGGTTTTGCTAAAGACGATTTAGAGTCAGAGGGCAAAGATATGCAGCCTCTGTTTGAAGCTATTTTACAACATGTTCCACCACCTGCAGGAGATCCTCAAAAACCTTTACAATTACAAGTTACTACATTAGATTACTCGGATTATCTAGGACGTATCGTAATTGGCAGGATTCATAATGGGACAATTCGCGCTAATCAACAAGCGTCTCTAATCAAGGATAATACCCAAGTCGCTAAGGGCAAAATTAGTAAGCTGTTAGGTTTTGAAGGTTTACAAAGAGTAGAACTCACCGAAGCTAGTGCGGGTAATATCGTAGCGGTGGCAGGTTTTGCTGATGCTAATATTGGTGATACGATTACTTGTCCTGATGAACCACAAGCATTACCTCTGATTAAGGTGGATGAACCTACCCTACAAATGACCTTCTCGGTTAATGATTCTCCTTTTGCGGGACAAGAGGGTACTTTTGTGACTTCTCGACAAATACGCGATCGCCTAATGCGAGAGTTAGAAACTAATGTAGCTTTACGGGTAGAGGATGGGGATTCTCCTGAAAAATTCCTAGTGTCAGGTCGTGGGGAACTACATTTAGGTATTTTAATCGAAACCATGCGCCGTGAAGGTTACGAGTTCCAAGTGTCCCAACCCCAAGTTATCTATCGAGAAATAAATGGTCAACCCTCCGAACCTTTTGAGTATCTAGTCTTAGATGTCCCTGATGAGGCGGTAGGTTCTTGTATTGAACGTCTCGGACAACGTAAAGGGGAAATGCAGGATATGCAAGCAGGAGGTAATGGACGTACTCAGCTTGAGTTTGTTGTTCCTGCTAGAGGTTTAATTGGTTTCCGCGGTGATTTTATCCGCATCACTCGTGGTGAAGGCATTATGAATCATAGTTTCTTAGAATATCGTCCTCTCTGTGGTCAGGTGGAAACTCGTTATAATGGCACGATTATCGCTATTGAAGAGGGTGTGGCTACTTTTTATGCTCTCAAAAATGCTGAAGACCGCGGCGTTTTCTTTATCACTCCTGGAACTAAAGTTTATAAGGGTATGATTATCGGAGAACATAACCGTCCCCCTGATTTAGAACTCAATGTCTGTAAGACTAAACAATTAACTAACCATCGTTCGGCTACTGGTGATGAGTTGGTACAATTACAAGCCCCTGTGGAAATGAGTTTAGAAAGGGCTT
This genomic window from Gloeocapsa sp. DLM2.Bin57 contains:
- the typA gene encoding translational GTPase TypA, giving the protein MSLPIRNVAIIAHVDHGKTTLVDALLKQSGIFREGEEVPTCVMDSNDLERERGITILSKNTAVRYKDIHINIVDTPGHADFGGEVERVLGMVDGCILIVDANEGPMPQTRFVLKKALEKGLRPIVVINKIDRPNVDPNIAVDKVFDLFVELGADDDQCDFVTLFASGLGGFAKDDLESEGKDMQPLFEAILQHVPPPAGDPQKPLQLQVTTLDYSDYLGRIVIGRIHNGTIRANQQASLIKDNTQVAKGKISKLLGFEGLQRVELTEASAGNIVAVAGFADANIGDTITCPDEPQALPLIKVDEPTLQMTFSVNDSPFAGQEGTFVTSRQIRDRLMRELETNVALRVEDGDSPEKFLVSGRGELHLGILIETMRREGYEFQVSQPQVIYREINGQPSEPFEYLVLDVPDEAVGSCIERLGQRKGEMQDMQAGGNGRTQLEFVVPARGLIGFRGDFIRITRGEGIMNHSFLEYRPLCGQVETRYNGTIIAIEEGVATFYALKNAEDRGVFFITPGTKVYKGMIIGEHNRPPDLELNVCKTKQLTNHRSATGDELVQLQAPVEMSLERALEYIGSDELVEVTPESVRLRKVKSKKLAKR
- the hflB gene encoding ATP-dependent zinc metalloprotease FtsH — encoded protein: MKQYSTKKSSKNSYQQWLLAGCGVMLQSLLLLLPAKASSATLSYSELINKVKDNEVTQVIIDPTTNRAMITLKDEITKEVDLLQNNAELFNLLRQKNLDFAVSPSPDTADAARVIGNLFLLLLLLGAMVMLFRRAANASGQAMNFGRSRARFQMEAKTGVNFQDVAGIEEAKEELQEIITFLKQSDKFTSIGAKIPRGILLVGPPGTGKTLMAKAIAGEAGVPFFSISGSEFVEMFVGVGASRVRDLFKKAKENAPCLIFIDEIDAVGRQRGTGIGGGNDEREQTLNQLLTEMDGFEGNTGIIVIAATNRPDVLDSALLRPGRFDRQVLVDYPDLKGRLGILEVHCQNKKLAPEVSLTAIARRTPGFTGADLANLLNEAAIFTARRRKAAITMLEINDAIDRVIAGMEGTPLVDSKSKRLIAYHELGHAIVATLQPGHYPLEKVTLIPRGQAKGLTWFTPDEEQGLMSRTQLLANITSTLGGRAAEDVIFGDAEVTTGASNDLEKVTAIARQMVTQFGMSDLGPIFLDESKDNVFLGGDWGRQTEHSEAIASRIDSQVRSIILHCYEQALQIVRENRDLMDYLVDILIEQETIEGEEFRKLIAEYEQNNQNELSYSH
- a CDS encoding acyl carrier protein; protein product: MQLQDSNCKTNTPETIIQNWLVKQIAANLSLDPGQLDLNQPLTRYGLDSIDAVTLVGELEDWLDEELPATLFWDYPSIAQAAQYLAQNFDLSNIIS
- a CDS encoding acyl-CoA dehydrogenase gives rise to the protein MDRRSQYHIAESLEQSLGDPYNPESVMSFAKVIAIDESEIFPQTEIDWLYDWGLHNYYVPAEYGGKFTCFEELVAIIRVLARRDQTIAIAMTTLFWSFLTWIGGTTAQKTKLAQEITQQKGTMCLGYSEKEHGSDLIGGDLHATKVSGGYLFNGEKWPINRATRSTVSYILAKTNSEATPKSLSLFQIHKNEISPDNYYNLPKILTHGIRASDMSGIGFKDCFIPETHLLQQEGDGLELALKGFQITRTLCAAFSHGAADTALRTTLNFALNRQIYQKKVIDLPQPRQTLTDAFLDILICECETIPSARGFHIIPQQFSVWSAVVKYFVTTRLETMINNVSVVLGSRFYFREEHDWGIFQKLLRDNSIISMFDGSSVVNLHALILQLRQLTKYRDRRQPETYDQISSSLAEIFSLDKPLPTFDGTKLSLFGRGIDYPLQGLEIAQTTLRNLTTVNPTVINHLQDLTQIILTELDNHDQTITQSQFAFGHEQSPETFAIAQKYCTLHAACCCLHFWLYNRDRLGEFFAEGEWLVLSLHRLLRTIRPMAYYLDQVYVENITQYMLKLYQENRQFSLIPIQLANEDEINATPRLQLQN
- a CDS encoding fatty acyl-AMP ligase, with amino-acid sequence MNKQIPTTLVELLRHRAQVVPNSPGYIFLVNGKKPTPPLTYGELDRQARAIAAWLQQYSAYGERVLLLYPQGLEVVAAFCGCLYAGAIAIPTPPPESGRLKRTLPRLSAIVRDAQATFVLTTQTIIDLVANVKEEFPEFEQMQWLDTTTIDLNLAPEWVTPAITKDELAYLQYTSGSTSTPKGVMLSHFNLMYHANSLQTACGYDSNSLTLTWMPYFHDYGLVEGITVPLYNGTPCYLMSPFAFIKKPLQWLQNISEFRVTHSQAPNFAYDLCVRRYKSGQTLDLSCWEAAGNAAEPINPKVMKEFYHRFSSYGFRWSAFAPAYGLAENTLLASSKPKGTDPVLLRVDSKALEQGNIIIAPSEQTTGVKILVSCGRLVGTTQCAIVNPDTFTPCQPTEVGEIWLKDPSVTQGYWQREEETQATFQAYLQDNTTGPFLRTGDLGFYLDGELYITGRLKDLIIIHGTNHYPQDLEWTVQKVHPALRPDYGAVFSITKQEEEKVVIIQELERGNQDLDLNQLLGDIREAIASTHELSPYAILLSKPGHILKTASGKIQRRSIKNNFLADKITYIAKWIEDHNITSPKV
- a CDS encoding MBOAT family protein; amino-acid sequence: MNYSDFSFWWILLLFSLSFFSLRFLGKITNFWQPKFDSYGLLILSLTLFLSASQASFIVFIFEIVFNYLMVSLMLRRQGWSAKLIATIVIVFNVAVLAYFKYLTFLVEDVIGLFIGVSTNWQDNFILPVKTSIPPGVSFYTFQMIAFVVDSFKARKKKPINFLDYVNFIAFFPQLVAGPIERKIDLFPQLQSFQFKFTWSNCYDGLRWLSLGLFLKFVLGDNLALYIDPSLEGNPWLIWLQAFLFTLRIYFDFAGYSFIAVGIAKFLGIKLTINFLAPYTSQSINEFWRRWHITLSTWFRDYIFLPLMNLNKSWAAFFLFITFTLSGFWHGAAWNFIIWGAYHGSLLLILRYLGRPFQKWVNQYVSQSEFISWGLTFASVILGCLFFMDTNSRRLLAKLQTILTPWDYSWHNLTQVGDNYTINEGTVLVILLLLSIGVLFLEHLAIWQQKFEYELLLSPWISPLLLGLSILLASNSPADFIYFEF
- a CDS encoding ferrous iron transport protein A, with the translated sequence MTLQELDINQIALVEAIQTEARDERFKIRLEAMGMTPGKPIRVLRSAILGGPLQVRVGSTTEIAIRRSEASLVKVTTTA
- a CDS encoding ArsR family transcriptional regulator — translated: MANILILKGFRALSEPIRLEILELLKSQELCVCELSNLLNIRQSKLSFHLKTLKDAGLLRSRQEGKWIYYSLNLSQLVDLEQYLAEYRRFNVVLPVRSN